A stretch of Microbacterium sp. 4R-513 DNA encodes these proteins:
- the pknB gene encoding Stk1 family PASTA domain-containing Ser/Thr kinase, whose translation MTAEPRVLSGRYRVDELIGRGGMASVYRGYDLTLGRVVAIKILKRDLANDNTFRTRFRLEAQAASRMSHPTIVRVYDAGEDSETNPDGSVHPVPFIVMELVQGSLLKDVIAAGPVPVTDAVRYVDGILEALEYSHRAGVVHRDIKPGNVMVTPSGQTKVMDFGIARAVSDSSSTVAETTQILGTAAYFSPEQAKGEPVDARADLYSTGVVLYELLSGRQPFRGESPVAVAYQHVSETPVPPSEINESVPRSLDAVALRALAKDPFQRYQDAASFREALDATVDGKSPSKRQVGALTSELYGPNPRQAAETARSLRQLSTDTTMKRTQAGPPVAWIWAGVAVLAVLLISVLFWVVTIPRDSSIPSNARIVPDVTDMSYDRANEILSDEDLLAFRQEEPSGDVAEGNVIRTDPAAGTSVSPGQQVKVYVSEGQQTADVPPLQGLSEEAARSAITGAQLAVGSVTPRNDPDLAAGTVISSDPASGSKQPLGTVINLVVATGLVTIVDYTGYTVDAATAALEAPGVALTVATAEDTTCPATSPPTVKQQSLAPGDVPVHSTITLTFCSGPAG comes from the coding sequence GTGACAGCTGAGCCGCGCGTGCTTTCGGGGCGCTATCGCGTCGACGAGCTCATCGGCCGCGGCGGCATGGCGAGCGTGTACCGCGGGTACGACCTCACGCTCGGCCGCGTCGTCGCGATCAAGATCCTCAAGCGCGACCTCGCGAACGACAACACGTTCCGCACACGGTTCCGTCTCGAGGCCCAGGCGGCGTCGCGGATGTCGCACCCGACGATCGTGCGCGTCTACGACGCGGGCGAAGACAGCGAGACGAACCCCGACGGGTCGGTGCACCCGGTGCCGTTCATCGTCATGGAGCTCGTGCAGGGATCGCTCCTCAAGGACGTGATCGCCGCAGGACCGGTGCCGGTGACGGATGCCGTCCGCTACGTCGACGGCATCCTCGAGGCTCTCGAGTACAGCCACCGGGCCGGCGTCGTTCACCGCGACATCAAGCCCGGGAATGTCATGGTGACGCCCTCCGGCCAGACCAAGGTCATGGACTTCGGCATCGCGCGGGCCGTGTCGGACTCCTCGTCGACCGTCGCCGAGACGACCCAGATCCTCGGCACCGCCGCGTACTTCTCGCCGGAGCAGGCGAAGGGCGAGCCCGTCGACGCGCGGGCCGACCTGTACTCGACGGGCGTCGTGCTCTACGAGCTGCTGTCCGGACGCCAGCCGTTCCGCGGCGAGTCGCCCGTGGCGGTCGCCTACCAGCACGTGAGCGAGACTCCCGTGCCCCCGTCCGAGATCAACGAGTCGGTGCCCCGGTCGCTCGACGCCGTCGCCCTGCGCGCCCTCGCGAAGGACCCCTTCCAGCGGTATCAGGACGCGGCATCCTTCCGCGAGGCGCTCGACGCGACCGTCGACGGCAAGTCGCCCTCCAAGCGCCAGGTCGGTGCCTTGACGAGCGAGCTGTATGGCCCCAACCCGCGTCAGGCCGCCGAGACGGCGCGTTCCCTCCGGCAGCTGAGCACTGACACGACCATGAAGCGCACGCAGGCCGGCCCGCCGGTCGCGTGGATCTGGGCCGGGGTCGCGGTGCTCGCCGTGCTGCTCATCTCGGTGCTGTTCTGGGTCGTCACGATCCCCCGCGACAGCTCGATCCCGTCGAATGCGCGCATCGTGCCCGACGTCACAGACATGTCGTACGACCGCGCCAACGAGATCCTGAGCGACGAAGACCTGCTCGCCTTCCGCCAGGAGGAGCCGAGCGGCGACGTCGCAGAGGGCAACGTCATCCGCACCGATCCCGCCGCCGGAACGTCGGTCTCACCCGGTCAGCAGGTGAAGGTCTACGTCTCCGAGGGCCAGCAGACCGCGGATGTACCGCCGCTGCAAGGCCTCAGCGAAGAAGCGGCCCGCTCCGCCATCACCGGTGCGCAGCTCGCGGTCGGCTCCGTGACCCCGCGCAACGACCCGGACCTGGCGGCGGGAACCGTGATCTCGTCCGACCCGGCCTCGGGCTCGAAGCAGCCGCTCGGCACGGTCATCAACCTCGTCGTCGCGACGGGTCTCGTGACGATCGTGGACTACACGGGATACACCGTGGATGCCGCGACCGCGGCCCTCGAGGCGCCCGGCGTGGCCCTCACCGTCGCGACGGCCGAAGACACGACGTGCCCCGCGACGAGTCCGCCCACCGTGAAGCAGCAGTCCCTCGCACCGGGCGACGTGCCCGTGCACTCGACCATCACGCTGACGTTCTGCTCCGGTCCGGCCGGCTAG
- a CDS encoding peptidylprolyl isomerase, producing MPTPTAVATLHTNHGDIVVNLFGDHAPRTVQNFIGLADGTGEWKDPSTGQPGQGPLYKDVVFHRIIPGFMIQGGDPLGQGTGGPGYTFNDEIHPELDFQKPYILAMANAGLRRNAITGQPEGTNGSQFFITTDPTPWLQGKHTIFGEVADDASREVVDTISAVPTGAGDRPIEPVVLESIDVVAA from the coding sequence ATGCCCACGCCTACCGCGGTCGCGACCCTGCACACGAACCACGGCGACATCGTCGTCAACCTCTTCGGAGACCACGCTCCCCGCACGGTCCAGAACTTCATCGGCCTCGCCGACGGCACCGGTGAGTGGAAAGACCCCTCGACGGGCCAGCCCGGTCAGGGCCCCCTCTACAAGGACGTCGTCTTCCACCGCATCATCCCCGGCTTCATGATCCAGGGCGGCGACCCGCTCGGTCAGGGCACGGGCGGTCCCGGTTACACATTCAACGACGAGATCCACCCCGAGCTCGACTTCCAGAAGCCCTACATCCTCGCGATGGCCAACGCGGGTCTGCGTCGCAACGCGATCACCGGTCAGCCCGAGGGGACGAACGGCTCGCAGTTCTTCATCACGACCGACCCGACGCCGTGGCTGCAGGGCAAGCACACGATCTTTGGTGAGGTGGCCGACGACGCGTCGCGCGAGGTCGTCGACACGATCAGCGCCGTGCCGACCGGCGCGGGCGACCGTCCCATCGAGCCGGTCGTCCTCGAGTCGATCGACGTCGTCGCGGCCTGA
- a CDS encoding VIT family protein, with translation MTDSPHAGEAHTNSIGQRLNWLRAGVLGANDGIVSVASLVVGVAGATTDTPALLLAGIAGLVGGAISMALGEYVSVSSQRDSERALIAKERRELHEMPDEEFEELTQLYRDRGLTDETARQVATELTAHDALAAHLEVELHIDQDDLVNPWHAAISSAISFTLGALLPLLAILLPPPEWRVPVTFVAVLIALAVTGSVSARLGGAQRGRAVLRLVIGGALALAVTWVIGTLLGTAVV, from the coding sequence GTGACCGACAGCCCGCACGCCGGAGAGGCGCACACGAACAGCATCGGACAGCGTCTGAACTGGCTGCGTGCCGGTGTGCTCGGCGCCAACGACGGCATCGTGTCGGTCGCCTCCCTCGTCGTCGGCGTGGCCGGCGCGACGACCGACACACCCGCCCTCCTCCTCGCCGGCATCGCCGGGCTGGTCGGCGGCGCGATCTCGATGGCGCTCGGCGAGTACGTCTCGGTCAGCAGTCAGCGCGACTCGGAGCGTGCGCTCATCGCGAAGGAGCGCCGCGAGCTCCACGAGATGCCCGACGAGGAGTTCGAAGAGCTGACCCAGCTGTACCGGGATCGCGGACTGACCGACGAGACCGCCCGCCAGGTCGCGACGGAGCTCACGGCGCACGACGCCCTCGCGGCGCATCTCGAGGTCGAGCTGCACATCGATCAGGACGACCTCGTCAATCCGTGGCACGCGGCCATCTCGTCGGCGATCTCGTTCACGCTGGGTGCGCTGCTTCCGCTCCTCGCGATCCTGCTGCCGCCGCCCGAGTGGCGGGTTCCCGTGACCTTCGTCGCCGTGCTGATCGCCCTGGCCGTCACGGGCTCGGTCTCGGCCCGGCTCGGCGGAGCTCAACGCGGTCGAGCGGTCCTCCGCCTCGTCATCGGCGGCGCCCTCGCCCTGGCCGTGACGTGGGTCATCGGAACTCTCCTCGGCACGGCCGTCGTCTGA
- a CDS encoding NUDIX hydrolase: MDIRVAAYAVVVDEGGHILLAHWNEGRRAAWTLPGGGLEPGEDPERAARREVKEETGYKVEIQELLGIHSRVIPVSRRISEDATEPLHALRIVYRARITGGKLRNEIDGSTDRAEWFPLDAVEELQRVKLVDIAIGMAGHG; encoded by the coding sequence ATGGACATCAGGGTCGCCGCCTACGCCGTCGTGGTGGACGAGGGCGGCCACATCCTCCTCGCCCACTGGAACGAGGGGCGTCGGGCCGCGTGGACTCTGCCCGGCGGCGGCCTGGAACCCGGCGAGGATCCCGAGCGCGCCGCGCGCCGCGAAGTCAAGGAAGAGACCGGCTACAAGGTCGAGATACAAGAGCTGCTCGGCATCCACTCCCGCGTCATCCCGGTCTCGCGGCGCATCTCCGAAGACGCGACAGAGCCGTTGCACGCCCTGCGGATCGTCTATCGCGCCCGCATCACCGGCGGCAAGCTGCGAAACGAGATCGACGGGTCGACGGACCGGGCGGAATGGTTCCCGCTCGACGCAGTCGAAGAGCTCCAGCGCGTCAAGCTCGTGGACATCGCCATCGGCATGGCCGGGCACGGCTGA
- a CDS encoding class E sortase: MDDAATPAGAGADAARPGPRTRRRAPGGRPPRRASFVGVLGELLITAGVITLLYVGWQLWIGDVIYGAERSAQAEEQSRLWQEEYEDHIAATPQATETPAPADTTAEPVILPQPADAQIFGIMHIPRFGPDYQVNIAGGITRAHTLDPIGIGHYPGTQMPGEIGNFALAAHRTTWGKPFNRIAELHVGDPLVIETPDGWYTYRFRTLEYVRPSTVEVLLPVPQATGVAANGRYLTMTSCSPMYSLAERIVAFSVFDSFTPRSAGPPSSLNGSA, translated from the coding sequence GTGGATGACGCGGCTACCCCGGCTGGGGCGGGAGCGGACGCGGCCCGACCGGGGCCTCGGACGCGCCGTCGCGCACCCGGAGGCAGGCCGCCGCGGCGCGCCTCCTTCGTGGGGGTGCTCGGCGAGCTGCTGATCACGGCCGGCGTCATCACGCTCCTCTACGTGGGCTGGCAGCTGTGGATCGGCGATGTCATCTACGGAGCCGAGCGCAGCGCTCAGGCCGAGGAGCAGAGCCGCCTCTGGCAGGAGGAGTACGAGGACCACATCGCTGCGACCCCCCAGGCGACCGAGACCCCGGCCCCGGCCGACACGACGGCCGAGCCGGTCATCCTCCCGCAGCCCGCCGACGCCCAGATCTTCGGCATCATGCACATCCCGCGGTTCGGCCCGGACTATCAGGTCAACATCGCCGGCGGCATCACCCGCGCCCACACCCTCGACCCGATCGGCATCGGGCACTATCCGGGAACCCAGATGCCCGGCGAGATCGGCAACTTCGCCCTGGCGGCCCATCGCACGACCTGGGGCAAGCCGTTCAACCGGATCGCGGAGCTGCATGTGGGCGACCCGCTCGTCATCGAGACGCCGGACGGGTGGTACACGTATCGTTTCCGGACGCTCGAGTACGTGCGGCCCAGCACCGTCGAGGTGCTCCTTCCGGTTCCACAGGCGACCGGCGTCGCGGCGAACGGCCGCTACCTCACGATGACGAGCTGCAGCCCGATGTACTCCCTCGCCGAGCGGATCGTCGCCTTCAGCGTGTTCGACTCGTTCACGCCTCGCTCGGCCGGCCCGCCCTCCTCACTGAACGGAAGCGCCTGA
- a CDS encoding YbaK/EbsC family protein, producing MAEPTDRVRNAAAERGLDIEIRERPAAKSLPEAAELLGISPAGIVKTLVVKRSDDTFLFALVPGDRAISWPKLRAVVGVNKLQLPDPERALAATGYERGTIVPLGSSNDWPVFADERIVGERIAMGAGAHGYSLFVQADDLIAAYGATVADISQPID from the coding sequence ATGGCCGAACCGACCGACCGCGTGCGGAACGCGGCGGCCGAGCGCGGCCTCGACATCGAGATCCGCGAGCGACCCGCTGCGAAGAGCCTGCCTGAGGCCGCCGAGCTTCTCGGCATCTCGCCGGCGGGGATCGTCAAGACGCTCGTCGTGAAGCGGAGCGATGACACGTTCCTCTTCGCGCTGGTTCCGGGCGACCGCGCGATCTCGTGGCCGAAGCTGCGCGCGGTCGTCGGTGTGAACAAGCTGCAGCTGCCCGACCCCGAGCGTGCTCTCGCAGCGACCGGATATGAGCGCGGCACGATCGTGCCGCTCGGCAGCTCGAACGACTGGCCGGTCTTCGCCGACGAGCGGATCGTGGGCGAGCGCATCGCGATGGGCGCCGGCGCGCACGGCTACAGTCTGTTCGTGCAGGCCGACGATCTGATCGCAGCGTACGGAGCCACGGTCGCCGACATCTCTCAGCCGATCGACTGA
- a CDS encoding rhomboid family intramembrane serine protease gives MTTDAFARNSDNFCYRHPDRVSFVLCQRCLRTICPECQTQAAVGVICPECMRDQQKAQTTAQKKAERRARPVRAVTLSDARPYATYGIILATAVVYLLQLLIPGRFVESWLAFNSLFVIPGSEAAFQPWRLITVLFVHGSFWHIALNMLALWMIGRSLEPLLGHGRFVTLYLLSGLGGSVAVALLAPGVWVVGASGAIFGLFGALLVIGRHIGANITSIAIIIAINFALPFVFALASSIGRGSFADALASIQISWQAHLGGFLVGALVGFIFARTRTAARRTAQIWLLVGTGLVLLALLVIPVVLYR, from the coding sequence GTGACCACGGACGCCTTCGCTCGCAACAGCGACAACTTCTGCTATCGGCATCCTGACCGCGTGAGCTTCGTGCTCTGCCAGCGATGCCTGCGCACGATCTGCCCCGAGTGCCAGACGCAGGCCGCGGTCGGCGTCATCTGCCCCGAGTGCATGCGCGACCAGCAGAAGGCGCAGACGACGGCTCAGAAGAAGGCCGAGCGGCGCGCACGACCCGTGCGCGCCGTCACGCTGTCGGACGCCCGACCGTATGCGACCTACGGAATCATCCTCGCCACCGCGGTCGTCTACCTGCTGCAGCTGCTCATCCCGGGCCGCTTCGTGGAGAGCTGGCTCGCCTTCAACAGCCTCTTCGTCATCCCGGGAAGCGAAGCGGCGTTTCAGCCGTGGCGTCTCATCACGGTGCTCTTCGTGCACGGGAGCTTCTGGCACATCGCGCTGAACATGCTGGCGCTGTGGATGATCGGGCGAAGTCTCGAGCCGCTTCTCGGCCACGGAAGATTCGTGACCCTCTATCTGCTGAGCGGTCTCGGCGGCTCGGTCGCCGTTGCGCTCCTTGCTCCCGGTGTGTGGGTGGTCGGAGCATCCGGCGCGATCTTCGGCCTCTTCGGCGCTCTGCTCGTGATCGGCAGACATATCGGCGCGAACATCACCTCGATCGCGATTATCATCGCGATCAACTTCGCGCTGCCGTTCGTCTTCGCGCTGGCGAGCAGCATCGGGCGAGGCTCGTTCGCCGACGCGCTCGCGTCGATCCAGATCTCGTGGCAGGCGCACCTGGGCGGGTTCCTCGTCGGCGCGCTCGTGGGATTCATCTTCGCCCGCACGCGGACGGCGGCCCGCCGGACGGCGCAGATCTGGCTTCTCGTGGGCACCGGGCTGGTGCTGCTGGCCCTCCTCGTGATCCCCGTCGTGCTGTACCGCTAG
- a CDS encoding DNA helicase — translation MSLSRKRKKELRKLQDQANRLWDSQQVLVGEAASVAREARRQLGNYRREQLVPQAKETYGKYAAPYVDKGLSASRHVLNDRVVPAAGAVVGSALSVWDAANEQRDRLSSGRGLDLSGYGKKLDQYGSAVTKKLSKQVAAIEPQKKGIGAGSIIAIIFGVAAALGVAYAAWQTLRADDELWVADDPLRAPDA, via the coding sequence GTGAGCCTCAGCCGTAAGCGCAAGAAGGAACTCCGCAAGCTGCAGGACCAGGCGAATCGCCTTTGGGACTCTCAGCAGGTCCTCGTGGGCGAGGCCGCGTCGGTCGCCCGAGAGGCGCGCCGCCAGCTCGGCAACTACCGCCGCGAGCAGCTGGTGCCGCAGGCAAAGGAGACGTACGGCAAGTACGCCGCGCCCTACGTCGACAAGGGCCTCAGCGCGTCGAGGCACGTCCTGAACGATCGCGTCGTTCCCGCCGCGGGCGCCGTGGTCGGATCGGCGCTCTCGGTGTGGGATGCCGCGAACGAGCAGCGTGACCGGCTGTCCAGCGGTCGCGGGCTCGACCTGTCGGGCTACGGCAAGAAGCTCGACCAGTACGGCTCCGCCGTCACCAAGAAGCTCTCGAAGCAGGTCGCGGCCATCGAGCCGCAGAAGAAGGGCATCGGCGCCGGCAGCATCATCGCCATCATCTTCGGCGTCGCTGCGGCCCTCGGCGTCGCGTACGCCGCATGGCAGACGCTCCGCGCCGACGACGAGCTCTGGGTGGCCGACGACCCGCTGCGCGCGCCCGACGCCTGA
- a CDS encoding serine/threonine-protein kinase, with protein MRPTQGATFGGRYELDSRIAIGGMGEVWEATDHVIGRTVAIKILKDEYMGDPGFLERFRAEARHAALVNHEGIASVFDYGEENGSAFLVMELVPGEALSTILERDGQLSTDKTLDIVAQTSAALQAAHAAGLVHRDIKPGNLLITPDGRVKITDFGIARIADQVPLTATGQVMGTVQYLSPEQASGHPASPATDIYSLGIVAYECLAGKRPFTGESQVAIAMAQINETPPALPPTVAVPVQNLVMAMIAKKPDDRPASASAVARAATALRRGDVAAAAAAVPAIASGAAAGDDMTQLLGASDTSAATRLLPGAAAAGVVTSTSSLTAVEDEPQKRKRSPWTWPLIALIALLLLVLGGTLWAIFANQGGTPDPTPSSPSPTRTTASATPTETQTLIDIDALGLSGTNCDDAAAKAKEAGVDAVNCVAGNAAPSADQVGQVYQISPSGRIPASQLLTLTYYGDQTPLPAPAAPSLSTPVTPGETVQVTWTGYTCPSGTGSPSAYTFTATRGQFANGQSTSSFPADARNAPLTVTGAAGETVIVTYTVDCTGNNEKRTSPSSPEANAQIEGGSTPTPTP; from the coding sequence ATGAGACCGACGCAGGGTGCGACGTTCGGCGGGCGCTACGAGCTTGATTCGCGGATCGCGATCGGCGGCATGGGCGAGGTCTGGGAAGCCACCGACCACGTCATCGGCCGCACGGTGGCGATCAAGATCCTCAAAGACGAGTACATGGGCGACCCGGGCTTCCTGGAGCGCTTCCGCGCCGAGGCGCGGCACGCGGCACTCGTCAACCACGAGGGCATCGCGAGCGTGTTCGACTACGGCGAGGAGAACGGCTCCGCCTTCCTCGTGATGGAGCTCGTGCCCGGTGAGGCGCTCTCGACGATCCTCGAGCGCGACGGCCAGCTCTCCACCGACAAGACCCTCGACATCGTCGCCCAGACGTCGGCGGCGCTGCAGGCCGCGCACGCCGCCGGCCTCGTGCACCGCGACATCAAGCCGGGCAACCTGCTCATCACGCCCGACGGGCGCGTCAAGATCACCGACTTCGGCATCGCCCGCATCGCCGACCAGGTGCCGCTCACGGCGACCGGTCAGGTCATGGGCACCGTGCAGTACCTGTCGCCCGAACAGGCGTCGGGACACCCGGCGTCGCCCGCGACCGACATCTACTCGCTCGGCATCGTCGCGTACGAGTGCCTCGCCGGCAAGCGCCCCTTCACGGGCGAGTCGCAGGTCGCGATCGCGATGGCGCAGATCAACGAGACGCCTCCGGCGCTGCCGCCGACCGTCGCCGTGCCGGTGCAGAACCTCGTCATGGCGATGATCGCCAAGAAGCCGGACGACCGGCCGGCCTCGGCATCCGCCGTCGCCCGGGCCGCCACGGCGCTCCGCCGGGGGGATGTCGCGGCCGCCGCCGCGGCGGTTCCCGCCATCGCATCGGGGGCCGCTGCCGGCGACGACATGACGCAGCTGCTGGGAGCATCCGACACCTCCGCCGCGACCCGCCTGCTGCCGGGGGCCGCTGCCGCCGGAGTCGTCACCTCGACGAGCAGCCTCACGGCGGTCGAGGACGAGCCGCAGAAGCGCAAGCGCAGCCCCTGGACGTGGCCGCTCATCGCACTCATCGCGCTGCTCCTCCTCGTCCTGGGGGGCACGTTGTGGGCGATCTTCGCCAACCAGGGCGGCACGCCCGACCCGACGCCCTCGTCGCCGTCGCCGACGCGCACGACGGCATCGGCGACCCCGACCGAGACCCAGACGCTGATCGACATCGACGCGCTCGGCCTCTCCGGCACGAACTGCGACGACGCGGCCGCCAAGGCGAAGGAGGCCGGCGTCGACGCCGTCAACTGCGTCGCCGGGAACGCCGCGCCCAGCGCCGACCAGGTCGGCCAGGTGTACCAGATCTCGCCGAGCGGCCGCATCCCGGCCTCGCAGCTGCTGACGCTCACGTACTACGGCGACCAGACGCCCCTGCCGGCGCCGGCTGCCCCGTCGCTGTCGACGCCGGTCACGCCCGGCGAGACCGTGCAGGTGACGTGGACCGGCTACACGTGCCCCTCGGGCACGGGGTCGCCGAGCGCGTACACCTTCACCGCGACGCGCGGCCAGTTCGCCAACGGTCAGTCGACGAGCTCGTTCCCCGCCGATGCACGGAACGCGCCCCTCACGGTGACGGGCGCTGCCGGCGAGACCGTCATCGTGACGTACACCGTCGACTGCACGGGCAACAATGAGAAGCGCACGTCGCCCTCGTCGCCCGAGGCGAATGCCCAGATCGAGGGCGGCTCGACGCCCACGCCGACGCCCTGA
- a CDS encoding CGNR zinc finger domain-containing protein, protein MPSSEAPATEPSAGVAFIRDLVNTVEWQVDDETWTDASSLRTWLTDRLETECSEPTLEDLVLARRIREGLREVLLAHAGHEPLATAIDDLNDALARRPLALGFDGSGSPRVTARTHGAPDAVSLIVEALDEARGAEDWSRLKACSRDSCRWAYWDGSRNRSGRWCSAAGCGNFIKMRRRNNPGRTLHDALPTAADGERSATLVDVAARAGVSIKTVSNVVNERPFVADATRERVQRIIDELDYRPNLAARALASGARAAASVTPG, encoded by the coding sequence ATGCCGTCATCCGAAGCCCCCGCCACCGAGCCCTCAGCCGGAGTCGCGTTCATCCGCGACCTCGTGAACACCGTCGAGTGGCAGGTCGACGATGAGACGTGGACGGATGCCTCGTCCCTCCGTACCTGGCTGACCGACCGGCTCGAGACCGAGTGCTCCGAGCCCACGCTCGAGGATCTCGTCCTGGCGCGCCGGATCCGCGAAGGGCTGAGAGAGGTGCTGCTCGCCCACGCGGGCCACGAGCCGCTCGCCACGGCGATCGATGACCTCAACGACGCGCTCGCACGGCGGCCGCTCGCGCTGGGATTCGATGGTTCGGGCAGCCCCCGCGTCACGGCGCGCACCCACGGGGCGCCGGATGCCGTGTCGCTCATCGTCGAGGCGCTCGACGAGGCGCGGGGAGCGGAGGACTGGAGCCGGCTCAAGGCGTGCTCCCGCGACTCCTGCCGGTGGGCCTACTGGGACGGATCGCGGAATCGGTCGGGCCGGTGGTGCTCGGCGGCGGGGTGCGGCAACTTCATCAAGATGCGCCGACGCAACAACCCCGGCCGCACGCTGCACGACGCCCTGCCGACCGCGGCGGACGGCGAACGCAGCGCCACCCTCGTCGATGTGGCAGCGCGCGCGGGCGTATCGATCAAGACGGTGTCGAACGTCGTGAACGAGAGGCCGTTCGTCGCAGATGCGACCCGCGAGCGGGTGCAGCGGATCATCGACGAGCTCGACTACCGCCCGAACCTCGCCGCGCGGGCCCTCGCGAGCGGAGCGCGGGCCGCAGCATCCGTCACTCCCGGATGA
- a CDS encoding gamma-glutamyl-gamma-aminobutyrate hydrolase family protein (Members of this family of hydrolases with an active site Cys residue belong to MEROPS family C26.), translating to MTHGGRGILVVDNHDSFVYTLVGYLHELGAHTELVEADAIARDAAADAIAPYDAVLVSPGPGAPDHAGASVDVVRAAADRGLPLLGVCLGHQAIGVAFGARVDHAPELMHGITSLVHHDGDPLYEGLPDPFVATRYHSLAIEPGTLPDDLEVTSRTDSGVIMGVRHRELPVQGVQFHPESVLTDGGYRLLGNWLEGIGIRDAAARGAMLSPRRASRPDRSRTSA from the coding sequence ATGACCCACGGCGGGCGAGGCATCCTCGTCGTCGACAACCACGACAGCTTCGTCTACACGCTCGTCGGCTATCTGCACGAGCTGGGCGCGCACACCGAGCTCGTCGAGGCGGACGCGATAGCTCGGGATGCCGCGGCCGACGCCATCGCTCCGTACGACGCCGTGCTGGTCTCGCCCGGTCCGGGCGCACCCGACCATGCCGGGGCATCCGTCGACGTCGTCCGAGCCGCGGCGGACCGAGGCCTCCCGCTTCTGGGGGTCTGCCTGGGTCACCAGGCGATCGGCGTCGCGTTCGGCGCGCGGGTCGACCACGCCCCCGAGCTCATGCACGGCATCACGTCGCTCGTGCACCATGACGGCGATCCGCTCTACGAGGGGCTGCCCGATCCGTTCGTCGCGACCCGGTATCACTCCCTCGCGATCGAACCCGGCACGCTGCCCGACGACCTCGAGGTGACGAGCAGGACGGACAGCGGGGTCATCATGGGGGTGCGCCACCGCGAGCTGCCTGTTCAGGGTGTGCAGTTCCACCCCGAGAGCGTGCTCACCGATGGGGGCTACCGGTTGCTCGGCAACTGGCTCGAAGGCATCGGGATCCGGGATGCCGCGGCTCGCGGAGCGATGCTGAGCCCTCGTCGCGCTAGCCGGCCGGACCGGAGCAGAACGTCAGCGTGA
- a CDS encoding cell division protein CrgA gives MARSGKDEELVERSEGEAAPNPVWFKPVMIGLMLIGLVWVLVFYLSGMLFPIPGIGAWNLVIGFGIAFVGFLMTTRWR, from the coding sequence ATGGCACGTTCTGGCAAAGACGAAGAGCTCGTCGAGCGCAGCGAGGGCGAAGCGGCCCCCAATCCCGTGTGGTTCAAACCCGTCATGATCGGGTTGATGCTCATCGGGCTCGTCTGGGTGCTCGTCTTCTACCTCAGCGGCATGCTCTTCCCCATCCCCGGCATCGGCGCATGGAACCTCGTGATCGGGTTCGGCATCGCCTTCGTCGGCTTCCTCATGACAACCCGCTGGCGATAG